A stretch of DNA from Cannabis sativa cultivar Pink pepper isolate KNU-18-1 chromosome X, ASM2916894v1, whole genome shotgun sequence:
AACTTTCCAAAGAAACACGTGGCAATAGACGATTCGTCCAGTGATGAGGAGGACGAGAGCGAAACCCAAAAGGAGTACCAGGATTTGATCGTTAGGGGCAAGAACGAAGTGGAGCCGTCGATCAATGATCCCAGAGATGATGGTACGTCTGACAGCTGGATCGATCGCAACCCCAGCATGGTCCGTCTCACGGGGAAGCACCCTTTCAACTCTGAGCCACCCCTGACCCGACTCATGCACTACGGTTTCATTACCCCAGTCCCGCTCCACTACGTCCGTAACCACGGGGCCGTACCCAAGGCCAACTGGGCCGACTGGTCCGTCGAGGTGACAGGGTTGGTCAAGAGGCCGACCCGTTTCACCATGGACCAACTGGTCAACGAGTTCCCTAGTCGGGAATTCGGTGCTTCCCTGGTCTGTGCCGGGAACCGCCGAAAGGAGCAGAACCTTGTAAAGCAGACAATTGGATTCAACTGGGGGGCGGCTGGCATCTCGACCTCTGTTTGGCGGGGCGTGCCGCTACGCGCTTTGTTGAAGCGGTGTGGTATCATGACCCGTAAGAATGGGGCCCTCAACGTGTGCTTCGAGGGTGCGGAGGACCTTCCCGGCGGTGGTGGCTCCAAGTACGGTACGAGTATAAAGAAAGAGATGGCCATGGACCCTTCTAGAGATATAATACTGGCTTACATGCAGAACGGTGAGCTTTTGGCTCCGGACCACGGTTTTCCGGTGAGGATGATTATACCTGGTTTTATTGGGGGCCGTATGGTAAAATGGCTCAAGAGGATTATTGTTACTACTCCAGAATCTGACAACCACTACCATTTCAAGGATAATAGAGTTCTTCCTTCTCATGTTGATGCTGAGCTCGCTAACGCAGAATGTGAGTTTTTCATTTTgactttatttattattttattttttttgaaaggatttttacattatttttttagttcttaaaaaacaagaaaaatatatataactaaccTAGTTATATTTCCCTTTAAAGTAAAAGTGCTTTAAAAGAATACACAATAATAGATAGTTAATTTCTCTTTGATATTTCACTAGATTCTTTGtttctcttatatatatatatatatatatatatatatatatataaaaaacataacaaaaataaaattattttgggcAATTAATGCTTCATGTTCCGGGACTTTTCAGTCAAGTAgttacaataaataaataaataaaatatcatttgtTTACAATATTTTTGCAGCATGGTGGTACAAGCCCGAACATATAATAAACGAGTTGAACATAAACTCAGTGATAACAACGCCGTGCCACGAGGAGATCTTGCCCATTAACTCGTGGACCACTCAGAGACCCTACACGTTAAAGGGATATTCGTATTCTGGTAAGTCTCTCattaatacaatataattttgAGAAATAATAAAGGCACCGTTTCTATTGTTGTTAATTTAtaggattttatttattttaatataataatttttatgaattatTACTAACCGATGGCAAGAGTCATCTTACTAAttatatagtttatttatttacaaaaataattaattttagttggtCAGAACACTAGAGAATCAATATTCaggaaaaaaatattgttaCTGGTATAGTTATTAGTGCTAGCTGGGGATTATGGCCTTTAAATTTTCTTTAACTAATGTTGTAACAGGctcttttattaatttatttttatctttccaATTAATTGGGGTTATGGGAAATTCCAAAGTTTGCACTTTCTTGATAAATCCAAACTTCGCATTTATCATTTTAACAAATGTGATAACATAATGATTTGGAAATACTTGCGCCGATTTGTGTATGTTGATGTCATATTTtactttaaatataaataaaaaaactaagttattaaaattagtttttcgaTGTAGACACATGCAGCCAGTGAAAACCGacaatgatttttattttattactatagTTTTTTTCATATCTATCTCTGTCTATGCAAATTGAGGGCGCAACTTGCAAAAGTTATGATGTCACTAATAATATGGACACTATCAAAAATTGttattttgaataataaatttttagtgatataaaaaaatattacttataattaaaatatattatttagttataagtgtcactaatttaattttagtcacactaattattttaattaaaaatatatttagttaaaATACTGAATGTGTTTGTACTAACGCGGTATGAAACTACAGGAGGAGGAAAGAAGGTGACACGTGTGGAAGTTACAATGGACGGGGGTGAGACGTGGCACGTGTGCACGTTGGACCATCCTGAGAAGCCTAACAAGTACGGCAAATACTGGTGTTGGTGTTTTTGGTCTTTGGAAGTGGAAGTTCTCAACCTTTTGGTGGCCAAGGAAATAGCCGTTCGAGCCTGGGATGAGTCCCACAATACCCAACCCGAGAAGCTCATCTGGAATGTCATGGTACGTCAgccttttattaatttttctaattctttAGTCAAATAAATCGTTCTCATCAGAACATCAACTAATTACGACACAGTAAATTGTAGCCTAAAATAActcatttattaaaattatgaaaacctCAAGTGTGTTTGTCGTGTCTGTACTGTGGACCAAATTGGTCCACTGTCAAGTCAGTTACACTGAATAATATATATGCCCCTAgttgatgatattttttttgtgcCTTAGTGAAATTTAATGATCATggaaactcaattttttttttattatcttacTTTATTAAATATATGCACAATAATTTTGCGGTAActgattaatatttattatggtATCCAACTatagggaatgatgaacaactGTTGGTTCAGAGTGAAGACGAGTGTGTGCAAGCCCCACAAGggtgaaattggaattatatttgaGCACCCGACCCAACCCGGAAACCAATCGGGCGGGTGGATGGCGAAGGAGCGACATTTGGAGTCCACCGAGACAAACCACACTCTCAAAAAGAGTGTGTCATCACCATTCATGAACACCACTTCAAAGACTTACTCCTTATCCGAAGTTAGGAAGCACAACTCAGCCCAGTCTTGCTGGATCATCGTCCACGGCCACATCTACGACTGCACACGCTTTGTCAAAGACCACCCTGGCGGCGCAGACAGCATTCTCATCAACGCCGGTACAGACTGTACGGAAGAGTTCGAAGCCATCCACTCCGATAAGGCCAAGAAAATGCTCGAAGACTACCGTATCGGCGAACTTATCACCTCCGGCTACGCTTCCGACGGCTCTTCACCGAACAACTCTGTTCACGGCTCGTCTAA
This window harbors:
- the LOC115713111 gene encoding nitrate reductase [NADH], yielding MAASVENRQYTHLEPARNGVVRSFKSGPSHRSDSPVRGYTVHTNFPKKHVAIDDSSSDEEDESETQKEYQDLIVRGKNEVEPSINDPRDDGTSDSWIDRNPSMVRLTGKHPFNSEPPLTRLMHYGFITPVPLHYVRNHGAVPKANWADWSVEVTGLVKRPTRFTMDQLVNEFPSREFGASLVCAGNRRKEQNLVKQTIGFNWGAAGISTSVWRGVPLRALLKRCGIMTRKNGALNVCFEGAEDLPGGGGSKYGTSIKKEMAMDPSRDIILAYMQNGELLAPDHGFPVRMIIPGFIGGRMVKWLKRIIVTTPESDNHYHFKDNRVLPSHVDAELANAESWWYKPEHIINELNINSVITTPCHEEILPINSWTTQRPYTLKGYSYSGGGKKVTRVEVTMDGGETWHVCTLDHPEKPNKYGKYWCWCFWSLEVEVLNLLVAKEIAVRAWDESHNTQPEKLIWNVMGMMNNCWFRVKTSVCKPHKGEIGIIFEHPTQPGNQSGGWMAKERHLESTETNHTLKKSVSSPFMNTTSKTYSLSEVRKHNSAQSCWIIVHGHIYDCTRFVKDHPGGADSILINAGTDCTEEFEAIHSDKAKKMLEDYRIGELITSGYASDGSSPNNSVHGSSNALSHLAPIKEAPTMMTRAVALVPREKIPCKLVEKTSISHDVRVFKFALPSEDQLLGLPVGKHIFLCATIDEKLCMRAYTPTSSVDEVGFFELVVKIYFKNVHPRFPNGGMMSQYLDSLSLGSMLDVKGPLGHIEYLGRGQFSVHGKPKFAKKLAMLAGGTGITPIYQVVQAILKDPEDETEMFVVYANRTEDDILLKEELDGWARKCDRFKVWYVVESAKEGWEYSTGFITEGILREHIPEGSIDTLALTCGPPPMIQFAVQPNLEKMNYEKDSLLIF